The Bacillus sp. Bos-x628 genome includes the window CCTTTATCGGAATTAAAATTAATAAGAACTATATCCGCCAAAAAGGTTCTATGTTGGCCTTTTATGAAAATGGTGTTGAGTTTGTTATGTACGGAGCCCCTGACGGATTATATGAGAGTCTAAAAAATAATTTTGACAGACAAATCACGATGGATTTCATTGGTATCCCATCTGTGAATATTTATGGTAATAAACGCACCCTTCAATTAGTTCTTGTAGGGTGCGAGAGGTCTGGCAACTATGATCTTATTGAGGAAGTACCTGATGAAGTTACTGTAGAAACCATTATTTTTTGAAATAACAGTTATAACAGTCATAATAATAGCCATGACAGTTACATTAGTAGTTGTAATTGTCATGGCTAACTTTATTTACCGAACTGCCACCATTTTTTCTTCTTGTTGTTTTCTAAGATCAATTTCTTTAATTCCTGAGTTTCTCTAATTGATTGTAGTAACAACTTGTCTCTATTTGTAGAGCCACTTTCTAAAAGCTTTTGGGTTTGATTTTGATTTTCCAACAGCTGATCTATTTGTTTCTGTTGGTTTTTTATAATTTCATGCATTTGTTCCATTGTTTCTTTCATAATTGTTATATCTAATGGTGGCTCAGTCTCATCAAATTGAGTTGATTCTGTTGAGCCCTTCCATACCGTTACATCAGTTATAGAAGATATAACTGTTCTCACAGCGTCTACAACTTTTATTCCTTTTTCATTTTTAATTTGAATTAGTCTTTTAAAAATTTCTAAATCTCTTTCTGAGAAGATTACTTTTCCTGTACGACTCCTTGTAAATCTGTATCCGTTCTCTTCTATTAAGAGATAGTACTTTTTAATAGTTGATGGAGATAACCCTAGCTCTTGAGCTACATCCTCAACGCCGGAAAAAATATTCATAACAGTCATAACCTCCGATTAATAGTAGTCATAACAATCATATCATAGATAAAATAACTTTTTAGAAATACTGTAATTAAAGTTTCGACATTAATTTACATTCTTGAATCTCCAGATATAAATAAAGAGAAAACAACATAAATAAATCGGAGGAATAATAATATGACTCAAAATACTAAACCGTTAGCTCCAGGAAAACAACAACATGTTTATATTGCGGCCCCATTCTTCAAGGCGGATCAAATAACCCGAGTTGCTTTGGTCGAAACATTACTTGAAAAACATGACTTAACATACTTCTCGCCAAGAAAACAATCAGCAATCGGTCCGATTTCATCACCTGAAGTTCGAAAGAAGTCTTTTGAGATGAACATTAGAGGAATTGAAGAATCAGAACTTGTTATTGCAATTACTGATGATAAAGACATGGGTACCATTTTTGAGGCGGGGCACGCATATGCATCGGGGGTCCCAATCATTTATGTGGCCTTCACACTTGGTCAAGATGGAATGTTCAATCTAATGTTAGCAGAGTCAGGAAAAGCTGCATGTAAAACAATCGAAGAATTAGAAGCTGCCATACTTGGTCAAGAAATTTATTATGAGGGCTTAATTGAATAATCTATTAAATAATTTATTTAATAAATTCAATAATAATTATTAAATGATGTCGTATTAAATAATTTTTTATTGATTATATTTAATAATAAGATGTCTATATACGGAGGAATTAATCATGAAAGTAATTATATTTAAACAAAGTGCTTGTCAACCATGCCAGATGCTTGAAAACTATTATTCTTTTGAGTTAGGGATTAAACCTGATATAACTTATAACCTTTCAGATGGTGATGATGATTCGGTAAACGCGGCTATGAAGTTTGGTATTATGGCTACGCCAGCCTTGGTACTTGTTGATAATAATGAAAATGAGATTGAAAGAATAGTTGGATTTAATGGCAAACAAGATCTGATTCGAGAAATGTTCTTAAAAGCAGGAAAAACTGAAAAATAGCATTTTTTGTATCTTTTTATATCAGGATATAACTTAACTCAACAACTCTCATAAAGGAGACACAACAGTTATGACTTACTATAACCGAGGAAAAGTACGTACTTTAGGAGATACACGAATCTTAGCACTTGGAGAGATTATTAGGTATAATAATCGCCCGAAAATCAAGCATGAGAACGTTGCTGAGCACACGTTTTACGTGATTACAACCGTCCTAAAGATCTGTCAAATGTATAACGTTGATGATTATATTAAACTCAAAGCTTTAGAATTTGCTGCCGTTCATGATATTCCTGAAATTTTCTTAGGGGATGTACCATATGATACGAAAGTAGACAATCCCACTTTACAGAAAATCTTGAATGAAGCTGAAATTGTTAACTTAAAAAAATATATGCCTGAATATGCAAAAGCATATGAGCAATTTCTCAAAGAAGAAAAAGAAGAGACAATTGCTTATCTAATTGTAAAGCTCGCCGATACGGTTTCTGTCCTTCAATATTCAAATAGTGAAATAGAACTTGGAAATAAAACAAAACAAATGAAAAGTATTAATGATGGAGCACAAGAGCGTGTATCAAATTTAATTGAAAAATTAGAGGCGCGATTAAGGAAAAAGGCAGTATTTTTTGATTGAGAAGCCGATTTGAGCTTCTTTTTTATTTAGAAATTTTCTTGGCGAGACTTATAAAAAGATTTTTAGCTAAAGAATAAAACGCGAAGTAACTCTATAATAAAAACACTATTTTATGTTAAACTTATTCTGATATGGATACGAAAAAATTATCAAATTTAATGATTAAATTGTTTAATGAAAATGGCAATACCCCTATGAACCAGTATGAAGCTTTAACAGCCACAAACGTACTTGGAAGGAGGGCAAAATCTGGAGATTATAAGTATATTGCTTTTATCTGTCCGGGTTTAAAAGGATTCTTTAATTGGCACTCTCATGTTAGACATGGAATAAAAGCAACGGTGGTTAAAGCAGGTCAAGCTAAAATAGTCTACAAAGAAGGCTTAGAGGTTATAGATGAACTTGTTTTGAAATATTATGATTCAGAAGTTGATGTTTCAGCTATCGAACCGTCTAATTCAGCCTATTATGCTGAACAATGCATAGATTATGTTTGCAAGACTCTTTTAGATTTTCAGAGATCCGATTTGCTTAAGTATATATATTCATCAGAAGTCATCTCTAACGAATTCGAGAATGATGATTATAGAGGTCTTCAATGGATATATATATTTAGACACCCTAAAGTTAGAAATGAACTTAAAATTGGGATGTCTACTCGCCCGTGGCAGGAGCGTTACGCAGAAGCAAATATGAATACATATACCTCAAGAGACTTGGAGGTTGTTGCTACTTTCCCTTGTAAGGATGGTAAATCTATTGAGAGATTATTACATTCACAATTTGAAGAATACAGACTTCCCCCAAAAACCGGTCAAACGCGGCATCCGGAATGGTTTGAGTTTCCTGAAAATAAAGTTGAAGAAGTAATTTCTCGAATTGAAAAGTTTATGAAATCAATTGATTTATTATCTTTATAACAAGACTAGTGATATGTCTTTAGTCTTTTTGCATTTAAATTTAGCTAGATATAAAAGTTATGACAATAATATTAATGTGGAGATCTTAGAATGAAGATTGAAGTTCATGAAAGAAATCATTTTGAATATTAATGAGATTATTAAACCACTTTATAATTTTAAGACTGCTTCGGCAGTCTTTTTTTATATTTCTATTTACGTTTTTTTAATACCAGATATAAATACAAAGTACAACAAGAGATTAAAGAAATCGGAGGATATAACGGTTATGACTAACTCAACTACTACTATTGTCGTCCCGCCACCTGAATTTGTTAAACCAAAAATCATCATCCTTGAAGGTGTTGATCGCTCAGGAAAATCATCTCTACAACAAGCTATAAATAAAGTCTCTAATTACAAACATATTGTAGTTGATAGGGGGCCAATTGGTTTTAAAACATATTGTGACTTGTTTAGTCGAGATCCTCAATTATGGGATAACTATGATGACTTAGAAAAGCATTTAGCTGAGATTAAAGACGTAATCGTAATTTACCTTGATTGTGACACAAAGGTCCTGATAAATCGATGCCTTCAGACTGGCCACGAAATTCTTGATTATACTCTTCATAAACATTTTTATAAATTTTATTTTGATAAGTCTCCAATACAGAAGCTAATTGTAGACACCACCTATAAAACTCCAGAAGAAATTGCACAAGAATTAAAAGAGAAGGGAGTCCTTTAATGATGAAAGTTGTAATCTACTGTGACGGGGCATCGAGAAATAATGGAAGAGACGATAATATCGGGGGTATCGGGGCAGTTCTTCGATATGGCTCCCACATTAAAACTATTAAGGCTAGCTATAGAAACGTTACAAATAACATGATGGAAATTCGCGCAGCTATTGAAGCCCTTAAACAATTAAAAACACATAATATTCCTGTAGAAATCAATACAGATTCGGCATATCTATGCAATTGTATGAACCAAGGTTGGTATAAAAAGTGGATGAATAATGGATGGATTACAGCTAATAAAAAGCCAGTGGAGAATCGCCGGTTATGGATTGAATTAATTGAACTGGTCGAGAAATTCCCGTTTATCACTTTTAATAAAGTTAAAGGTCATTCAGGAATCCCAGATAATGAACTTGCTGATAGATTAGCCAATGAGGCAATGGATGAACTTACAAGAGACCCAGCTATATAAGTCAATAAAGAATGATTACTTATAAAGTACGGTTATCTATTGAGGGAATATTTATTGAAAAAAATCAATAAATATATTAAATCAATTTACATTTTCGTACTTTTAGATATAAATATATTGTATTTTTTATTGAAAATATGATTGAAAAAAATCGGAGGAATTAAATAATGCCAAAAAATAATAACCTTGAGCCAGTTAAATTACCCATGCCAATTCGTTTTAATGAAAAGCCAGAATTTGAATTCAAAAATGATTTAGAAAATATTAAAGTTACTCTAGTTGATTATACTCCTTGGGAAAGCATTCTTTGTTATCTTCCTGGATATGTGAATGCAACCTGGGCGGATGATCCCGAAGAAACATATAGTATGACACAGGTGGTTGATGATATTGAAAAAGCCTTCACCTTTAAAACACTGCCTTCAATCCTTGAAACAATTCGATTAACATTTCGAATTGAAGGAATTTCAGTACAAGATGTAACTCATTTAATTCGTCATAGGACATTTTCGTTTTCGGCCCAATGTACAGGAGATCGTTGGTTATCCCATACAACTGCAGTTATTCCTGAATCTATTGAAAATTCCCCTGAGTTTTTAGAAAGATATAAAGATCTTACTCGACAATGTCGTAATCTTTATGCTGAAATGATTGATTCTAAGAAGATTTCAATTATGGATGCTCGACTTATTCTGAATAAAAACCATGATAACTTTTATTATGCTTCAATGAATGTTAAAGATTTATTGGCCTTCTGCAAGCAACGTATTGATCGGCAGATTCAACCGAAGTCGGATAACATTATTGCGTATCAAATGTATCTCGAACTTTGTCGGGCATATCCTATCGCCCATTTAGATCTTATAGATTTTGAAATGCCAAGTTTCCATTACATCAAGAACGCGCGAAACGGTCACGCTACTAATCTATACTTCCCAGAAGAAAACTCAGATAAATTTGAATGGAATGAAAAAGACTTTATTTATCAAGATTGGCGTGAAAATATTAATGGAACTAATCCGCCCAAGGGTCCGACTAAATTTCAGAGAATGCTCAGAGAATATAAAAATCAACTTGAAGAATGGAAAATTGCCTCGAAACAATATATGGATCACCTTGCAAGCCGAGGAGAAGATAAGTAATGTTACAATTTTCTCGAATTCCATCTATAGGTGAACTTGATTATTTAAAAGAAAATGATGAAATGATTTTATTCGATTCTTTCACAATGATTAATCCGTGTACGGAGAATACTTTTCCTGATTCGGATGAGCCTTATTATACTTCACTTGAAATGCAATTAAGACACTTACTTTATAAATTTTCAAGTGGGTGGATAAGTTCAGAGAGACAGGTAATGCTTAATAGTGATGAATGTATCTCAACCGTTCATTTTATATTTGACAATGAGAAACGAGTAATTGGAATTAATGTTTTCCAAAGATCTTCTAACTTATTTAATTTAGAAGATGATGTTCAATTCTTTAATTACTTTATTAATAAGTACTTAAAAGAGCATAAAAAGATTAAGTTAACGTATTTTGTGTCGCACCCACACATCTTTAAAAACAAAAATAAAAAAATAGAAGATTAAAACCACTCAAATGAGTGGTTTTTTGAATTTTTTGTTCGTCTGATTTACGTTTCTGTCAATTCAGATATAAATACTTTATAAAAATACAAGAAATGAGAGGTTATTAATCATGACCCGACTACAACAACAAAGTATCGAAAAGTATAAGAAAAAGCCTTTCTTGACTCATTCACATACTGATGCATCAAATTTTCGATTAAGAGATGCTATTAATAAACCAGAAGAATTGATTAATTATTGTCATGAGATTGGATTGAGTGGAGTAGTCATTACAGATCACGAAACTTTATCATCTCACGTAAAAGCCCACAAGTACGTTGAAGAGAATAAAGAACGCCTTGGAGATTTCAAATTAGGGTTTGGTAACGAAATATACCTAGTTGATAAAGTAGATACTATGGAGAAAAAATCATTAAACCAAAAGATAAGCTTCCACCATTTCATACTAATCGCTAAGTCACAAAAAGGATATGAAGGATTGAAAAAACTTAGCTCTAAAGCTTGGTACAATTCTTTCTTCTACCGTGGAATGGAACGGGTGCCGACATATAAAGATGAATTAATGTCTTTAATGCAGGAGTATCAAGGAGAAATTATTGCTTGTACAGCTTGTGTTGGTGGAGAACTTCCTCAGTCTTTAATTGCATATCATGACGATCCTACTCCAGAAAATAAAAAACGAGTGCATGATTTTATTGTTTGGTTAAAGGGAGTATTCGGAGAAGACTGTTATTTTGAACTGCAACCCTCAAAAAATCGAGATCAATTAGTAGCCAATGAAATGATGTTAAAAATATCTGAAGCCTACAATGTTAAATGTATTGTCTCTACTGACGCTCACTACCTTAATAAAAAATACGCGCCAGCTCACAAAATATATCTCACAGCATCAGAAGGAGAGAGGGAAGTTGATGAGTTTTATGCTACAACTTATGTTATGGGGTATGAAGAATTACTTGAGTACTTTGATGAGGAAGTATTAGATGTTCTTGTTGATAATACTAATGAAATAAGATCAAAACTTGGATCAATTACATTCGCCCAGGAAACCAAAGTTCCTAAGGCACATATCCCAAAATATGAAATGAGTCAACTATTTACTCCTTACTATATGGAATACGAGTATATAAGAAAATATGCTGAAAGCCAGTACGACATTGATCGTTATTATCTCCATTTAATAGCTGAAGGTATGGTTTCAAAGAAACAAGAGCTAAATAAAGAGAACCTTTTAAGAATAAATGTTGAGCTTGATGAACTTTACCATATTACTGAAAAACTTGGCCAGCCACTTTCGTCTTACTTTGTCCTTTCAAAAGATGTTGTTGATTTAATGTGGAAAGTCTCACTGGTTGGCGTGAGTCGTGGATCAGCATGTTGTTTTTACCTGAATTACCTTTTAGATATTGTTCAGCTAAATCCAATTAAATTTAATCTTCCGCATTGGAGATTCTTATCAAAAGAACGGCCTGAATTACCGGATATTGATCTGGATTCTGAAGGATCAAAGCGCCATGAAATTATTCAAATCACAAAAGAGCATTATGGAGAAGAGAACGTCTTGAATATGGGAACTTTTACAACAGAAGGGGCTCGTTCGACTGTTTTAACTTCTTGTCGTGGGTTAGGAATTGATAAAGATATTGCTCATAATATTGCTAACTTAATCCCTACCCGGAAGGGTGGTATTTGGAGCTTACATGAGTGCTTTTACGGAAATCCAAAAGAAGGAACCAAACCAGCTAAAGAATTTTGCCGTGAAGTTGATAAATACGAAGGTCTAAAAGAAGCAATGCTCTCTATTGAAGGATTAATTTCTGGTCGCGGACAACATGCTTCAGGAGTTATTATTTTCCCTAATGGATATATAAAACAAAATGCCATGATGAAAACAACTTCAGGGTTGCCTATCACTCAATTTGATGCAGAAGATAGTATCTATATGGGTGGGCTCAAATTAGATTATCTGTCCATTAATGCTCTTGATAGAATTAGAACAGCTTTAGATCTGCTTCTAGATCATGGGAAAATTGAATGGCAGGGATCTTTGAGGGAAACTTACAATAAATACTTTCATCCAGACATTCTTGAAATGAAAGCTCCTAAAATGTTTGATTTATTATTTGAAGGTCATGTTTTGAATGCTTTTCAATTTGAAACAGCAGTTGGCCAGCAAGCTCTTACAAAAATTAATCCTCGATCATTTGATGAACTCTGTGCTGGCAACTCTTTGATGAGATTAAGTACTGATGGCGAGCAACCACTTGATAAATATGTTCGTTTTAAAAATAATATTCAAGATTGGTATGAAGAAATGAGATCGGCTGGGCTGAATGAAAAAGAAATTAAGATTCTTGAGGAACATTTACTTGATAGGTATGGGATTTGTGATACACAAGAAGGATTAATGTTGCTTGCTATGGATGATAGGATCGCCGGTTTTAACCTAACTCAAGCTAATAAATTCCGAAAATCTGTTGCAAAAGCAAACCAAAAATTAATTGAAGATCAAAGAATTAAATTTTATGAAGGAGGAGAGAAAACTGGAGCTCGCAAAATATTCCTAGACTATGTTTGGAATAAAGAGTTTAAACCTCAGTTTGGATATTCTTTCTCATTACCCCATATTGCTGGATATACAATGATATTAATGATTGAAATGAATATTTGTTATAGATATGGAGCGATTTATTGGAAGACAGCTTGCTTATCAGTTAATGCGGGAATGATAGGAGAAACTGAAAAAGGTACAAAATACGGGGCGATTGCTAAAGCTGTTGGAGATATGAAAGGTGACATTTTAAACCCAGACATTAATCTTTCAAATAAGGGATTCACACCTTTAGAAGAAGAGAATAAAATCTTATTCGGCCTCAAACCGATTGCCGGTTTAGGAACAGATGCAATAGAAAAAATCATTGAAAATCGCCCCTATAAAAGCTTTGAAGACTTCTTTAAGAAGATAGTCATTCCAGGTCTAATTTCTGAAGCAAAAGTTGTTTCGTTAATAAAAGCTGGTTGTTTTGATTCTTTTTATCCAAATAGACGACTTTTAATGATCAACTTTGTTAAAACCATTACCCCTAAAAAGGAAAAGCTTACAATGGTCCAACTACCAACCATAATTCACTTAGTAGATCAGAAGAAATTCAGAATAGAACTTGAAATCTATAATTTTCGAAATAAACTTTTTGGAAGAAATAAAGTACCAATGACAAAAGAAATTGAACAAGAATTTATGCATTTCTTACGGGTGTTTCCTTATCCAGTTGATTATGAATTTAAAAATGGAAAGCTCTGTATTGACCAGAAAACTTTTGATAAAGCTTATAAAGAGATTATTGATCCATTAAGAAAATGGGTTACTTCTCCTGAAGCTGCTGAACAATTTAACAAGATTAAAATGAAAGAGTTCTGGGCTAAACATTGTCAAGGAACAATCGAAGCTTGGGAAATGGAAACATTGCTATTCTACTCTAAAAAACATGAATTAGATTACATGCCATTAAACAACTACTTTAATATTGTTAATTTTAATGATCTCCCTCCTAACCCTGTTATAACAGAGTACAAAAAAAATAGACGCGGAAATAATGTTCCTCAATACAAGATCGATATTATTGCTGGAACGGTAGTTGAAAAAAATAAACAGAAATCTCTTGTCCATGTCCTAACTCAAGATGCTGGTGTAGTAACTGTTAGATATTCTAAAGGTCAGTTTGCTCACTATGATAAAAAGGTTGTTCGAATTGATGGTAAAGAAAAACAAGTTCTTGATCCGTCTTGGTTTGAACGAGGAAGCAAACTTGTTTTAATCGGTTTTAGACGTGGAGAAGAATTTGTTCTTCGCACGACAGGAACACAGTTTAAGCATAGCACAATAAAAATCAAGGGCTATGACTCTGAAAAGTTATACCTCCAAATGGCAAAAGTCACAGAGTAACCTGTGACTTTTATTAATTCTAATGAATTCTATAAGGAAATCAGTTGGATCTAACAATATAAAGACAAGATATGAGAGTCATGATTTACATTTCTGTTATAACCATCGGTCATGATGGTTATAATCCCTTTATTTAAAAAATAATGTAATAAATGATTTACATTTTTCAATAACAAGATATAAATATAAAGGATTATGTAATTAATTAAATAACAATATAAATAAAAATATTTAAATCGGAGAAAGGACTCATTACTATGAATCAATTTATTCTTGATAATCAAAAAGAGTTTCAAAAACGTATGGGTCATGACATAGATAACATGACTCCTCAAGAAAAGGCTACATACATCAAGGCTATGATGCTATGGACAATTGATGAACTCAGTGAAGCTCTTCATGAACTTCCTTATGCTAAAGAATGGTCGAGTAAATATGAGAAAGAAGATTACAGTATTGAGAAACATGAAAGGTTATTTAAAGAAGAAGTTATTGATGCACTTCATTTCTTTACTAATATAATGGTTGCTGTTGGTATGACAGAAGAAGAAATCCTTCGTATGTATAGAGAAAAAAATAAAATTAACTATCAACGTCAAGAGGATCCTTCTCTTGGATATATTTAATTGGAGGTAATAACTATGACAACTACTATGTTAACAACCACTAAGTATTTCTCAACTGCCGAAGCTGAAGCAGAGGCAATCATTGATCAGCAAAAACAAGAACATGGCGATTATATTAAGTCTCATAGTATCACCAGAAAAATCAAAAAAGATGTTGAGTATTTCATCATTCAAGTCACTGTTGAGTACTACAAAGATAAAGATTTAGTATCAACTGTATCGTGAAGTAATTAAATGGATTTACGATTATTTTTCTTGGTTTAGTATAGTCTTGTCTTTGATATTTGAAACAGGACAAGCCATTATTCTAATGATAATGATATTTTAATCTTCCTACTCAACTATTAAATCGGAGGAAACATCATGATAAAAATCATCTGGGCTTATAAAGAAAAAGATCCCCTTAAAGTATTTTTAGAGAGCCAATTAAATGCTGCTGATCTTAAAGGATATGAAGTTAAAAAATTTTCAATTGATAGACTTCCAGAATTGATTGATCTATATGAACTTAAACAATGGTGTAACGTTATTTTTCTTAATAAAGATGGTAAAAAAATTGCTGTTTTTGAAGGACCGTTTTCGAGCAAAGACATCGAGAATACTTTGGAGTTTATAGAAGAAATCATTAAAATCTCTAAAGAGAGGGGATTTTAATGATTTATGTTCTACTTGGTGCAACTTGTTCCGGTAAAACTACAGCATTAGAGACTTTAGTCAAACAAGGTTATAAAACAATTACATCTTATACAACTCGACCAAAAAGGCCAGATGAGATTGATGGAGTCGATTATCATTTCGTTACTCAAGATTATTTTAAGTGGATGGATGAATCAGGTTTATTAGTTGCAAAGAATAGCTTTAAAAGTGCATTTGGAGACGTCTGGGGCTACGCAATTAATAGCCAAGATATAAAACTCTTTGAAGATCAAATCGTGATTACAGAGCCTTCTGGGTATCGTGATTTAACTGAAAAATACGGTCCGAGTAATGTTACTGGAATCTATTTAATGGCCCCCTATGATATTCGATTAGCTAGGGGAATCAAAAGAGAAGATAATTCAGTTGAGCTCAAAAGAAGGTTGATCGCAGATGAAAAAGATTTTGAAGGATTAGAACTTGAAGTTGATTACATTGTTGATTCAATGGATAAGGATCAGGTTATTAAGGAGATTTGTAATATTATGAATGGTGATTTTAAATGAAGAGTCTACAGTTGGTTTCACCGTTACCTCCATCAGTTAACAACTATCTTAATTACAAAGTTTCTTCAAAAGGCCCCCGTAAATTTGTTCAATCATATCCTTCAGAAGAAACTAAGATATATAAGTCTTTCTTTATTGACTACGTGAAAGACCAAATGAAAGAACAAGAATGGGAACAACCTGAAAAGGGGAAATTAGTATTCGTAAAAATCAAGTTTTTCTTAGATCGAAAGAGGAAAGACCCTAACAATTTTTTAAAAGTTCCATTTGATGTCTTTACGGAAGCTGGAGTTTATATTGATGACGATGTGGCTCTACCAGTTGCAGAAAGGGTTTATATTGATAATCAAAATCCAAGACTAGAATTTGAAATTTATGAAGCTACTAATATTGGTGTTTTTGATGACGCAGAAGATCTTGAAGATTTCAAAAACAAAAATTGTGTTTTATGCAAGAAAAAGCCCGACAAATGTACAATATTTAAGAGAATTATTGACAATAGGGTAGTTCAAGAATTCAATCTTTCTAATAAAGAATGCTTAGCTAGGAGGTAAATACCTCCTTTTCTTGAGTTAAACATATACATAAAATGAATATTTTATGTTAAAGGCCATTTGACATACCTATACATATATATGCCTATTTTTATTTATCAAAAATAGAACAAGTGTTCCCTTTAACGTCGTATTATGATATTATATTAGCGTGTCAGTCAAATAATAAAGGAACATATACATAAAAGAAATTAAACTTTCATAATCCTCTAATTTTAGTGAATAATCAAAAAATGTGTACGGTATAGTTCTTATGTAATATAATAATAATTGTAAGTTTTACCGAAATTTCCTATTATAATTCTTAAAATTCTCAAAGATGTTCCAAAAAGGGGAAATAATATTTTTTTATTTTACATTTCTATTTTCCTAGATATAATCATTAAGTCTGATGATTATGGAAATTTTGGTTTTACTTG containing:
- a CDS encoding GIY-YIG nuclease family protein — protein: MDTKKLSNLMIKLFNENGNTPMNQYEALTATNVLGRRAKSGDYKYIAFICPGLKGFFNWHSHVRHGIKATVVKAGQAKIVYKEGLEVIDELVLKYYDSEVDVSAIEPSNSAYYAEQCIDYVCKTLLDFQRSDLLKYIYSSEVISNEFENDDYRGLQWIYIFRHPKVRNELKIGMSTRPWQERYAEANMNTYTSRDLEVVATFPCKDGKSIERLLHSQFEEYRLPPKTGQTRHPEWFEFPENKVEEVISRIEKFMKSIDLLSL
- a CDS encoding FAD-dependent thymidylate synthase, translating into MPKNNNLEPVKLPMPIRFNEKPEFEFKNDLENIKVTLVDYTPWESILCYLPGYVNATWADDPEETYSMTQVVDDIEKAFTFKTLPSILETIRLTFRIEGISVQDVTHLIRHRTFSFSAQCTGDRWLSHTTAVIPESIENSPEFLERYKDLTRQCRNLYAEMIDSKKISIMDARLILNKNHDNFYYASMNVKDLLAFCKQRIDRQIQPKSDNIIAYQMYLELCRAYPIAHLDLIDFEMPSFHYIKNARNGHATNLYFPEENSDKFEWNEKDFIYQDWRENINGTNPPKGPTKFQRMLREYKNQLEEWKIASKQYMDHLASRGEDK
- a CDS encoding ribonuclease H, yielding MMKVVIYCDGASRNNGRDDNIGGIGAVLRYGSHIKTIKASYRNVTNNMMEIRAAIEALKQLKTHNIPVEINTDSAYLCNCMNQGWYKKWMNNGWITANKKPVENRRLWIELIELVEKFPFITFNKVKGHSGIPDNELADRLANEAMDELTRDPAI
- a CDS encoding nucleoside 2-deoxyribosyltransferase; protein product: MTQNTKPLAPGKQQHVYIAAPFFKADQITRVALVETLLEKHDLTYFSPRKQSAIGPISSPEVRKKSFEMNIRGIEESELVIAITDDKDMGTIFEAGHAYASGVPIIYVAFTLGQDGMFNLMLAESGKAACKTIEELEAAILGQEIYYEGLIE
- a CDS encoding thioredoxin family protein; the encoded protein is MKVIIFKQSACQPCQMLENYYSFELGIKPDITYNLSDGDDDSVNAAMKFGIMATPALVLVDNNENEIERIVGFNGKQDLIREMFLKAGKTEK
- a CDS encoding YfbR-like 5'-deoxynucleotidase, whose translation is MTYYNRGKVRTLGDTRILALGEIIRYNNRPKIKHENVAEHTFYVITTVLKICQMYNVDDYIKLKALEFAAVHDIPEIFLGDVPYDTKVDNPTLQKILNEAEIVNLKKYMPEYAKAYEQFLKEEKEETIAYLIVKLADTVSVLQYSNSEIELGNKTKQMKSINDGAQERVSNLIEKLEARLRKKAVFFD
- a CDS encoding PHP domain-containing protein → MTRLQQQSIEKYKKKPFLTHSHTDASNFRLRDAINKPEELINYCHEIGLSGVVITDHETLSSHVKAHKYVEENKERLGDFKLGFGNEIYLVDKVDTMEKKSLNQKISFHHFILIAKSQKGYEGLKKLSSKAWYNSFFYRGMERVPTYKDELMSLMQEYQGEIIACTACVGGELPQSLIAYHDDPTPENKKRVHDFIVWLKGVFGEDCYFELQPSKNRDQLVANEMMLKISEAYNVKCIVSTDAHYLNKKYAPAHKIYLTASEGEREVDEFYATTYVMGYEELLEYFDEEVLDVLVDNTNEIRSKLGSITFAQETKVPKAHIPKYEMSQLFTPYYMEYEYIRKYAESQYDIDRYYLHLIAEGMVSKKQELNKENLLRINVELDELYHITEKLGQPLSSYFVLSKDVVDLMWKVSLVGVSRGSACCFYLNYLLDIVQLNPIKFNLPHWRFLSKERPELPDIDLDSEGSKRHEIIQITKEHYGEENVLNMGTFTTEGARSTVLTSCRGLGIDKDIAHNIANLIPTRKGGIWSLHECFYGNPKEGTKPAKEFCREVDKYEGLKEAMLSIEGLISGRGQHASGVIIFPNGYIKQNAMMKTTSGLPITQFDAEDSIYMGGLKLDYLSINALDRIRTALDLLLDHGKIEWQGSLRETYNKYFHPDILEMKAPKMFDLLFEGHVLNAFQFETAVGQQALTKINPRSFDELCAGNSLMRLSTDGEQPLDKYVRFKNNIQDWYEEMRSAGLNEKEIKILEEHLLDRYGICDTQEGLMLLAMDDRIAGFNLTQANKFRKSVAKANQKLIEDQRIKFYEGGEKTGARKIFLDYVWNKEFKPQFGYSFSLPHIAGYTMILMIEMNICYRYGAIYWKTACLSVNAGMIGETEKGTKYGAIAKAVGDMKGDILNPDINLSNKGFTPLEEENKILFGLKPIAGLGTDAIEKIIENRPYKSFEDFFKKIVIPGLISEAKVVSLIKAGCFDSFYPNRRLLMINFVKTITPKKEKLTMVQLPTIIHLVDQKKFRIELEIYNFRNKLFGRNKVPMTKEIEQEFMHFLRVFPYPVDYEFKNGKLCIDQKTFDKAYKEIIDPLRKWVTSPEAAEQFNKIKMKEFWAKHCQGTIEAWEMETLLFYSKKHELDYMPLNNYFNIVNFNDLPPNPVITEYKKNRRGNNVPQYKIDIIAGTVVEKNKQKSLVHVLTQDAGVVTVRYSKGQFAHYDKKVVRIDGKEKQVLDPSWFERGSKLVLIGFRRGEEFVLRTTGTQFKHSTIKIKGYDSEKLYLQMAKVTE
- a CDS encoding DUF3967 domain-containing protein, which gives rise to MNIFSGVEDVAQELGLSPSTIKKYYLLIEENGYRFTRSRTGKVIFSERDLEIFKRLIQIKNEKGIKVVDAVRTVISSITDVTVWKGSTESTQFDETEPPLDITIMKETMEQMHEIIKNQQKQIDQLLENQNQTQKLLESGSTNRDKLLLQSIRETQELKKLILENNKKKKWWQFGK